The genomic DNA CTATATATTGCGTGTTTGATCGTGTAAAAGCTGGTAAAAACGCATAACCGCTGAGCGTATCGATGAGTATGCAAACACTTTGAGTTTGATTGATAAGCTTGATAATGCAGTATTTGTTTTTGTGTATAAGAAGCTTATCAAAGGCTTGGTTTGCTCCCCTTAAAGGCGAATAAAGCCTGCCAAATTCATCAAAAACCACACGAGTGCTACCAGCACAAGCATCTTTAAATTCCACTCTTAAAATGCCAAAAGTTTTTTGGATATTAAACCTCTGACTTGCCTTTTCATCTTGGGCGCTAATCACTCCACTTTGCCCTGAATTCATCAGCTTTTTTGGATTAAAAAGATCAACAGCGATTTCTCTGTCTATATTGACATTGATTTTACCGATATTTGCATTTCCATCGCCATTTTTATCCAAAAATAAAGTATAAGTTTGCTCGTTATTTGTTGCGCTTTTTGATCGGATAAAATACAGCTGCCACCTTGCCTTAAACCATTCATCTTTTGTAGCAACGCTTAGTTTTTCATCTCTAAAACTTTCTTGCATTAAAGCCAAAGCCCTTGCGTAGTGCAAATCATTTACAATTTGCTTTGCCCCTAGATAAATTTTATTTTCATTGCTTGGATAAAATTGAGCTAAAGAAATAATCAACGCAAGGATAATCAGCACAAAAACACTCTCAAGCAAAGAAAAAGCATACTTCACTTTTGTTTTATCCTTTCAAGCCTGTAGTATTCTTGCAAGCTCGCAATTTGCACTTTAATGTTTGAATTTTTAGCACTATCTAGCTTGACTAAACGATAAGTTTTACTTGAATCAATGCCATAAAATTTGAGTCTTAAAGCTAAATTTTCATTTGTTTTTACACCTTTTATCCCCATTTCATTAAGCTTTAAAGCAAGCTCTTTAACGCCGTGATAATTATATGCAAAATGCTTTTTAGGATTTGAAACAAAAGCATACAAAAAGGTATTAAAAACTATAGCCGCGTAGCATAAAATTAAAAAAATAAGCGAACATTGTATAAAAATATCATATTTTACGCGTAAATTTGGCAAACGAACGCGATAAGACTGCATTAAAGTGCGTATAAGCAAAGGTGTAGAGATCACACAAAAAGGCAAAAAGTCTTCCAAATAAAGCTTTTGTCTTATCGAAACTAAGCAACAAAATACAAAAGTTGTAGCCATAACAAACCACAACAAAGGCTTTTTATCACTCAAAGCAATACGATAAATCACATAGAAAAAATACACAAAAACCAAAGGCGAAAAACACGCCGCAAAAATCCCCAAGGTATCTAAAAAATAAGTCTTAGGCTTACCGCCCGTATCAAAACCATAAAAGCTTAAACACAAACCAAAAAGGATTAAGGTTACACTCCAAAGTAAGGCATCTTTTTTATAAAAACCAAAGAAAAAAAGTGCAAGATATAAGATCATCACCGAAGGATCGACAAAAAAAGCCAAACACAAAAGAACATAAAAGCTGTATTTTTTCTCATATTCATAGGCGCACAAGATCAATAAGCTCATCAATATCACTAAAGAAGCTTGATTGACAAGCAAAGCACTGGCAACACTACCGGGCAAAAGCACAAATAAAATAAGCGAAAACAAAGCATCTTTTGGTGTTTTTGTGATCTTTAAAGCAAGCAAATACAAAAGGATACACGATAAAACATGCAAGATCAAAAGAGGCAAACGAAGGGCAAGATCATTTTGTCCAAACACAAAAGTAGAAGCATGCGTAAGATAGTAAAGCAAATTTGTATGTGTAAAATATATCTTTGCTTCATCAATGCCTATGCTTAGCGTGCTTGAGCCATAAAGCAAAGCGAGCAAATCAAAGATCAAAACCAAGGCGACTATCTTTTTCATCACACTCCTTTTAAGTTGATTTATAGCATATTAGAGCTTAAAAAAAGATTGTGATGAGGTTAGCAATTATAGTTTAAAGCTTAAGCGAGCTTAAAGCTTTTGAAGACTATAATTTTAGTCTTCAAATACTTATAATTTTTCGCTAAATATTTTGGGATTTTAAGGAGTAAAGAAATGGGTTCAAATAAGTCTCTTGGTGTGGCTTCCAAACTGACGATATGGGTTGGGGCTTTAATCGTTTTAGTTTTGGGTGTAGCAAGTATGGTAAGCTATTTTGATGCTAAAAATAAAACTTTTGAATTGCTTAGAGAAAACCAATTTCAAGTTGTTGAAGGCGTATTATCAACTTTTAATTCATATGACTCACAAAAAAGAAAAGTCATAGAAATTTTAGCTCAAGAAGTAGCTAAGAGTAAAATTACAGAAGAGGATTTTATCGCTTTTGCGACAGCTTTTAAAGAAGCAAATGACTTTGATTTGGTATATATAGCTCTTGAAAGTAATGGCAAAAATTATCAATCAAATGGACAAATTCTTGATCTTTCAGTAGGCTATGATACAAAAAACCGCCCTTGGTATGTAAAAGCCAAGCAAGAAGGTAAATTGATCGTTACCGAGCCTTATAAATCAATCGACAATGGACAAACCTCGCTTACCTTTGCCATGCCTTTTTATGACCAATCTGGAAATTTAAAAGGCGTTGTTGGGGGCGATTATAGTGTTAATAAATACTCTCAAGATATACTCTCTTCAGTATCAAGTGCAAATTTTTATGTTGGAGTATATGATAAAATAAGTGAAAATATCATCTTTCATCAAGACAAAGATAAAGTTTTAACCAAAAATAAACTCTCTCAAACGATTTTTGATTCAATCAAAGCAAAACCTTATTTGCTAGAAGATGATGAAATATTTTTTGCAAAAGATGATGAGGGTGTAGAACAAGCCATTATGTGTACTCCAAGCCTTGCAAATCCAAATTATTTCTTTTGTTCTGTTATGCAAGCTAGCATTTATTCAAGTTATTCAAATCAAATTCTTTTAAAGCAAGTAGCAGCTGGATCGATTTTTATCATCATTGCGCTTGTAGTAGTTAGATTTTTAATCAGCAGAAGCTTATTTCCACTTCGTGCTATTCAAAATGCTTTAAATTCTTTCTTTGATTTTCTTAACTATAAAACAAAAGATATTGCCATGATTAATATCAAGGGTAATGATGAATTTGGACAAATTTCAAAGGTTATTAATGAAAATATCTTGCAAACAAAAAAAGGCTTAGAACAAGACTCCCAAGCCGTCCAACAATCAGTGCAAACCGTGCATATAGTAGAAGAAGGTGATCTAAGTGCAAGAATCACAGCTCATCCTAAAAATCCTCAACTCATAGAACTTAAAAATGTATTAAATCGCTTGCTTGATGTCTTACAACACAGAGTAGGTTCAAATTTAAATACCATTCGTGAAGTCTTTGAAGAATATAGAAATCTAGACTTTAGA from Campylobacter sp. MIT 12-8780 includes the following:
- a CDS encoding glycosyltransferase family 39 protein, which gives rise to MKKIVALVLIFDLLALLYGSSTLSIGIDEAKIYFTHTNLLYYLTHASTFVFGQNDLALRLPLLILHVLSCILLYLLALKITKTPKDALFSLILFVLLPGSVASALLVNQASLVILMSLLILCAYEYEKKYSFYVLLCLAFFVDPSVMILYLALFFFGFYKKDALLWSVTLILFGLCLSFYGFDTGGKPKTYFLDTLGIFAACFSPLVFVYFFYVIYRIALSDKKPLLWFVMATTFVFCCLVSIRQKLYLEDFLPFCVISTPLLIRTLMQSYRVRLPNLRVKYDIFIQCSLIFLILCYAAIVFNTFLYAFVSNPKKHFAYNYHGVKELALKLNEMGIKGVKTNENLALRLKFYGIDSSKTYRLVKLDSAKNSNIKVQIASLQEYYRLERIKQK
- a CDS encoding methyl-accepting chemotaxis protein, with translation MGSNKSLGVASKLTIWVGALIVLVLGVASMVSYFDAKNKTFELLRENQFQVVEGVLSTFNSYDSQKRKVIEILAQEVAKSKITEEDFIAFATAFKEANDFDLVYIALESNGKNYQSNGQILDLSVGYDTKNRPWYVKAKQEGKLIVTEPYKSIDNGQTSLTFAMPFYDQSGNLKGVVGGDYSVNKYSQDILSSVSSANFYVGVYDKISENIIFHQDKDKVLTKNKLSQTIFDSIKAKPYLLEDDEIFFAKDDEGVEQAIMCTPSLANPNYFFCSVMQASIYSSYSNQILLKQVAAGSIFIIIALVVVRFLISRSLFPLRAIQNALNSFFDFLNYKTKDIAMINIKGNDEFGQISKVINENILQTKKGLEQDSQAVQQSVQTVHIVEEGDLSARITAHPKNPQLIELKNVLNRLLDVLQHRVGSNLNTIREVFEEYRNLDFRNKIPNASGNVEVTTNILGDEIVKMLKTSSDFAHSLSEESGKLQEAVNALTQSSNSQAHSLEETAAALEQITSSMQNVSTKTSDVITQSEEIKNV